The Rhododendron vialii isolate Sample 1 chromosome 1a, ASM3025357v1 region GCTCTAGCGTTGCCCGAACTTTCCCCCCAAGTTTATAGATCTATTAATGTAGGCATAAACGGATGATCGAGATTAATTTTAGCGGCTAATTGTAAGCCAACACAGATCTAGTAATAATTAACCCAATTGGCCTAACTCACTCCACAAGGCCATAATTAAAGCCCACCCATGCACCCTATACTGTGGCTGAAGGCCACCTATTGAACTTTGGTCACTTTCAACGTTGTGCACGTTGCACATGCTCCAAATCTTGTCCAAGCTAAGTGCTTAAGTAGGATAAGCAAAGAAACCCAAGCATTAGATGCTCATATACAATTATCATTCAAATTTCCAATTACCTACAAGTGCGGAGCTAAAAATGCAATCTGTCTTGGGTTAAAATGGGTTAGTGGGTGAAATGAGTTGGTCGGGTtaattttacatataattttagttttttcaaaattgtctTGGACTAAAACTCACCTCACTGTACTCATAATTCTGTCCTTGACTACAATTACCTTAGTCAGTTCCTCTTCAAAtctatctgtttttttttttagatgccATGCTTCAGatagttttcaaaatttcaaattgtaCATTTTAGTGGAAACTAAAAACATGATTAATCAATACAATATTGGTTTCCCACAATTGATGTGAATGCCCACATGGACAAGGTGAGATTCAAACAAGCGAGGCGTATGCCGACCGCAGCGCCGGTTGTCTCTTTAGCCCATGCATTTCCAATTTACAAGAATTCCTCCCCCCacctttttaaaattattttcaagtACACATCTacatcttttttttactttatcaGCTCGCTTTTTCTTCACGCAAATGACCACCATCCCCAAGAACACCAATAGAAAAATTCCACTATCACTACGTAACTAATTGCACTACAGTAAGGTAGACTTTCTGAATTAACAATGCAACAAAATACTTAGAACACAATCTTCTTTTGCATTCACAAGCAAACATCCCCACCCCAagtacccctctctctcacgaggaggaaaaatgtttgtttgttttctgtCCTCTCATGGCAATTTTTTCTTGTCTACTTAAAAAcagtagagagagatgggggaagACTTTTGTTAATTAACTTCCTCTATTTTTAAATAAGTGTTTGGCACATAAATCAAGAcatttaaaaagatgcatttttttgtAAGACATTTtcaatagatatcaatgagtttttttaagttgtgagaaaaaagtttgaatatttcAATGAAAAAAATCCATATTTTAAAGGTCTAGGTTTACGGGCCAAACGCTTATTTAGACGGATCGAGGGAGTATAACTCTAGTATTCGAGCAAGTTTACGTATACCTAGATTAATCTTAGGCCTAATTCCACCACTCacttgtgaaaaacccaattaAAATTAGAGCATAACTCGTTTGAAAAAGTCCAAAGGATTTGATAACACCTGAGAAGTTTTAAATCTGAAATATTAGAAGGAAACAGACGCATAAGTCCCAGATCTTGACCACTAGATCCATTATGGTTAAGGAGAGGACCATTTTAGTCTGAGTTTGAGTGAATAcgagtgatttttcagtgccgagcaggTATATTCTACGTGGTACCCGTTCAGCGTATCCGAGTCGTCTGATACACTtatagacggctcggattaaaaccctccctctcctctcatcccaacacttttTTTCTACAAATGTGAGCCGTTCAAACAcgtaatgaacggttcggatgcgCGAACGGACACCACGTTGTACCCGCTCGGTACTGAAAAATTTTCCGAGTGAATACACATTCACAGCTAGCCACTAACCTTAATGGGAAGCTTTGAAATTCTAAAATAAGTCACTAAAAACAACAAACTCAACCTTGTAGGGCGGTCTCAGACACCTTCCCGACTCTCTCCCGACATTTGTGCTGTCTCTCTTTGTTTATTAAATATCGTACCACCAACTTTGAAGTCATCATCTTTTGATCCCCAAAAATACAATTAAATTTCTTACAGTCAACATTTTGAGGTGGTACCTGTACTGATCGCCCCTTCTCAAAGAGCCTCGCACATAACACCTGTTGTTTATACATGTAAAAAACCTTATGGCAGGGTACCTAAATGGTCCTTTAATTTTACAAAAGATTTAGGATCGAGTAGCTAGGAACAGAAAATTAAACAATATATACACTCTAATTTAGCGGCAGACCAATAATTTTTGTATAACAAATCATTATGATGGATCTTTTGGTTAAGAATAGATAAACACGCAACATCAATTTGCATAAATATTTCTTGCACTTGGCACGTTTGATCTCTCACTATGAAAATAGAGGGAAAACATCTCCCATGCATAGAAGTTACGAAATTAGTCTTAAAGCTgtattttggatgattttttttattagaataaGGTGATTGTTTATAACCATTCATTTATATGTGGCTTATAATTTTGCCACATTTCAAATTAGTTAGTACGTCATATCAGAGAGTACTAATTACAATATATGCCTAAAACGAAGAGCATATATGGTGACTATAGCTAGCTCGGCTCTATATATACTCaccacaaccacaacaaaagcAGCACTCCCTACTCACAACAAAACCTATATTTTCCCCTCTGATTAACCCTCCAAATCAGACCTACCCTTTTTCCTCAATTAGAGTTTTGAATCCCCTTTCTCTCCAACATAGCAACTGCTTAATTCCACAGACCAAAACCCTTTCCAATTTCTTCTCTACAACTCCTCCACAAACACAAGCTAGCTAGCAAAAACACACACATTCACAACTAcccagacagagagagagagaattaagaaAACAAATCATGAACAATACTTGTTATAATGATTCACAAAGACAAGAAACCCTCAAGAGGAGGTGGCAACAAGAGATGATCAGGAGGGTCCCGTTTGAGGCCTTTCCCGGTGGTGGGCTCGACGATGACTTGGTCTCCACCGTTGTCCCACCAGTGACGGTGGTGCTCGAGGGCCGTTCGATCTGCCAGCGCGTCAGCCTCCATAACCATGCGAGCTACCAAAGCCTCGCCGCGGCCCTCCGACAGATGTTTGTGGTCGACGGCGGAGATCACATGTCTTCTTCAGAAAATgatactagtagtagtagtagtagtcttGATCTGTCAAATGCTGTACCTGGTCACCTCATTGCCTATGAGGACATGGAAAATGATCTTCTTCTTGTTGGTGACCTTAACTGGAAGTAAGTATACATGCAGTTGGTTAGCGTATACTGTAATTAATTAAACACCCATTTTACTTACAAACATGCATTTTCCTACGTACATTACTGGGACTGGCATATATGTTGAAGTCGGTTGATTGATCGATCGGAGTAATAATATAGAGGAAGATGTATATGATATGATCTTTCCAGAGGGGTAATATATATAGGAGTGCAATTTCTTTCACACAAAGTGATCAGTGAATGTTCCACATGAGTCTCAGCTCTCATGGGCTCTGGTGGAGCTTAGATTAAATTAACCACTACAGTACTATCTTAATTTAAGATGATGATTTTATCTGTGTATGTGTGTAGGGATTTTGTGAGAGTTGCTAAGAGGATTCGCATACTGCCGGTGAAGGCGAATTCAAAGAAGGCGAGAGGAGTAGGGGTTAACTAGTGCCGTCCAGATATTTTGCAGGAAGTTGTTGACAATGAACTTTGGAATTAGCTAGTTGTTAACAACGTAACATATATAGAGTCCTAAATTAATCAGACCACCTTTAATTTAATTGCATTAGAACATGCATGAAGATGGATTATGTGCTTTTTTAATCCATCTTCATGATCAATTACGTGCTTTGAAGCATATATGTTGTATTTGGAATGCCAATTAAGTTCGTGCTGTCTTTGCATGAATAAAGGATATCTTTGCTTTGGGTTCTCAAATTAATATTTTGATCTTTCTCCCTACTCAGACATATTTGGATGGTGTCAAAGTAGATCAATAACCTGTTGTAAATTAAGTCAGAGCTAGCCAGCCCGAGGAATTAAGGCAGAGGAAATGGTTGCTTCGAGCCCATAATCCTGTGCCCAAGGACATCTATCATGTTTTCAGATCGcttagataaataaataaataaaaaccagaTTCAAATGACAAAGATATATTTATATGGTCCTTttctccaaaaagaaaaaagaaaaaaaagaaaggtatatatatatggtcctAGAATGAAAATGGTCTCATAGTTCCTTTAACTCCAAGTGATTGGAATATATATAAGGCTCAATTTGGTTTGGTGTTGCGTAAATTATATGTGTTTTTACTAAAGAAGCatatctttttcattgtttaaaACTTCTGGTTGGTAAGAGGCCGGTTTAAAATGAGATGGACATTCTTAGGGTTTATGGACCATTTTCAGTTAGTGTGGAGACTTTTTGTAAGGGTAGGCATTGGATGAGAGATGTACGTACGTACGTGTTTGTTAACAGGAGGATGTACTGTAGTACTCTAATGATCGATCAATTAAGCTAGGGATGTGGTCCTTCCCTATGCTCTAATTAATTACTACTTTCCTCCTTTAACTGGTTGGCCAATGTGGAAATCAAATGGTAGCAAcaattgggaaatgattttgctactctcttttttgttaacattactatcctacaagtgtatttttgcacaaaaaatacacttgcagggaagttgcattagcaaaaaaaaggagtggcaaaatcgGCGGCCCAACGATTTTATGGCTTGATGCATGTATCTCATGACCGTCACAACAAGTTCATGATTTTTAGGACAAAGTGTCCTTGAACCTTTCCCAATGCGGTAATTTTGATTACAGCTGCTTAATTAATTGTGTTTTGGTTATTTATTCACTTAACAAgattatttgtttttgtaaacAAAATTCAAAGCACAAGGTGATTCTCACACTATGGATTTTGGAGCACAAAACTTAATTTCTACCAACAGATCTAGCTAGGGATTTCAGCTCCGAATTAATGTACGGACGTCCCTGACAAATTGTGTTTATCTTGCAAATTCCTTTGCTCCTTCCTAAGGTTCTGGGTTTGGTTAATTCCTCTTGCTAGCTAGCAATTCTTGAGGATATTTTACTCCTACGTGCAAGTGGGTGAAAAGACTGTGGGGCTGTGCGAGACTGTAGAGATTAGCCTGAAGTGAGTGAAAACTAACCAGAGACACCCTACGTTAcccgccaaaaagaaaaaaaaaacattggtaTCCGTATATCACATGCATACAACAAATATGTATATAGGTGAtaggtgtgtatatatatgaggCCACGTTCCAGTTTCTTGTTaaacattctttttaaaaaagaaggtaatttcaagttaaaaaattatgtgtttacgcaaataatttttctatcaatatagattttaatttatagatctcattaagatctgttaagcggtgcaaaaaaaaaaaaattattttttattttcgttatatttgagtttgaaattatcttttttaaaaaaaaaaaaaaagtttagaaagAAACTGGAACGGGGCTGACACATGCAACGTTGCTTGCAGAAGTTGCAATGCCACCGTACCT contains the following coding sequences:
- the LOC131332287 gene encoding auxin-responsive protein IAA33, with protein sequence MNNTCYNDSQRQETLKRRWQQEMIRRVPFEAFPGGGLDDDLVSTVVPPVTVVLEGRSICQRVSLHNHASYQSLAAALRQMFVVDGGDHMSSSENDTSSSSSSLDLSNAVPGHLIAYEDMENDLLLVGDLNWKDFVRVAKRIRILPVKANSKKARGVGVN